One genomic region from Flagellimonas oceani encodes:
- a CDS encoding TraG family conjugative transposon ATPase produces MSKLNFNAYHPILDIQNHVVFGSNGDVVLCYQVELPEIYSLSETDFEELHGMWFQAFKSLPGGTVIHKQDIYQKKGYDARNLPRDTFLAKATHNYFVGREHLGHQSYLFFILPLDKAFNATKYVNPFRKVEKGLHRKLDVQVAEFITAINDAVSYVNNSKSVSMVPMEPEPILQHTQDYFNGFNLDFDTDILLGKGPIEIGDHYFDVIAISNEGCFGETVQSSVPNGKFSSDGFSFHKGFLDGLGLELGENHIINQILYLDHTHQWRKLLDKKIEELSKSSNFGSQNKVVRNKVQHILDRINGDDTARIIRGHVNIVYWHTEVGVLKRIASGIKAQLKELDIRPYHPQGEERKHYFLNSYPSYASNFSNEDLFVMDLKAALCLYINNTNYRSDETGIVFNDRQYNIPVVKDVWDEGKRRIKARNFAIFAPTGEGKSFLANNILRQYFEADVRLVIIDLGGSYAKFAQLYPDDHVVLRYEQGKNLGINPFYIADPSDLTPERLEDLALFLLELLAENQVTKSKEVALKKVLLHYYDAVRAGHSLASLYQFVDKHKDTLIEETRVHESDFNVYGFLHILSEYVDGGLYSFLFHVAEDQTYKIEDKRLIVFELDEVRDNKEILSVMLKLIKSAIQRTIWRNRSERGIILFDEFAKQLKFPHVLESVEFYYQAIRKQNGAIGIILQSINQLPENATSASILENTQVVYSLRNEKGYDELVRRLHLSNHDLNQLKSLRNNLTGERKYTEIFIKIGKESNVFRLEVPPEVYAAYLTDGVEHGQIMELFDQFGDMERAITEFINQQKKII; encoded by the coding sequence ATGTCTAAACTCAATTTCAATGCATATCACCCAATCCTGGATATCCAGAACCATGTGGTCTTTGGGAGCAATGGCGATGTGGTGTTGTGTTATCAAGTGGAATTACCTGAGATATACTCCCTTTCTGAAACTGATTTTGAGGAACTGCATGGGATGTGGTTCCAAGCCTTTAAATCCTTGCCCGGGGGTACGGTTATCCATAAGCAGGATATATATCAAAAGAAGGGCTATGATGCTAGAAATCTTCCAAGGGATACCTTTCTGGCAAAGGCTACCCATAATTATTTTGTAGGTAGGGAGCATTTGGGCCATCAGAGTTATCTCTTCTTTATACTTCCTCTTGACAAGGCATTCAATGCCACCAAATATGTCAATCCCTTTCGAAAAGTGGAGAAAGGATTGCATCGGAAACTGGATGTGCAGGTAGCGGAATTTATTACTGCCATCAACGATGCGGTATCCTATGTCAACAACTCCAAAAGCGTGTCCATGGTTCCCATGGAACCTGAACCAATATTACAGCATACCCAGGATTATTTCAATGGGTTCAATCTTGATTTTGATACGGATATCCTGCTAGGAAAAGGCCCCATCGAAATTGGTGACCATTATTTCGATGTGATTGCGATCAGCAATGAAGGTTGTTTTGGTGAAACTGTGCAAAGCAGTGTGCCCAACGGGAAATTCAGTTCGGACGGATTCAGTTTTCATAAAGGTTTTTTGGACGGTCTGGGACTGGAATTGGGGGAGAACCATATCATCAACCAAATCCTATATCTAGATCATACCCATCAATGGCGTAAACTATTGGATAAAAAAATTGAGGAACTCTCCAAGAGCTCCAATTTTGGTTCCCAGAACAAAGTGGTCCGCAACAAGGTCCAACATATCTTGGACAGGATCAATGGGGATGATACCGCACGAATAATTCGTGGCCATGTGAATATTGTTTATTGGCATACGGAAGTTGGGGTGTTGAAGCGAATTGCTTCTGGCATCAAGGCGCAATTGAAGGAACTGGATATACGACCCTATCATCCCCAAGGGGAGGAGCGCAAACATTATTTTTTGAACTCCTATCCCAGTTATGCTTCCAACTTTTCCAATGAAGATCTTTTTGTGATGGACCTGAAGGCAGCCCTTTGTCTGTATATCAACAATACCAATTATCGCTCTGATGAAACAGGAATCGTTTTTAATGATAGACAGTACAATATTCCTGTGGTCAAGGATGTATGGGACGAGGGGAAAAGGCGTATCAAGGCCCGGAACTTTGCCATTTTTGCCCCGACAGGAGAAGGGAAATCCTTCTTGGCCAATAATATCCTACGTCAATACTTTGAGGCGGATGTACGACTGGTCATTATCGATTTAGGGGGTTCTTATGCCAAATTTGCCCAATTGTATCCCGATGATCACGTGGTCCTTCGCTATGAGCAAGGCAAGAATTTGGGTATTAATCCCTTTTATATCGCCGATCCGTCCGATTTGACCCCTGAACGACTGGAAGATCTGGCCCTCTTTCTTTTGGAGCTCTTGGCTGAAAACCAGGTGACCAAATCCAAGGAAGTGGCCTTGAAAAAAGTGTTGTTGCACTATTATGATGCTGTCAGGGCGGGGCATTCCTTGGCTTCCCTATATCAATTTGTGGATAAGCACAAGGATACCTTGATCGAGGAGACCCGAGTTCATGAATCCGATTTCAATGTCTATGGATTTTTGCACATTCTTTCCGAATATGTGGATGGGGGACTGTACAGTTTTCTGTTCCATGTGGCAGAAGACCAGACCTATAAAATAGAGGACAAGCGCCTGATTGTCTTTGAACTGGACGAAGTGCGAGACAATAAGGAAATCCTGTCCGTAATGCTCAAATTGATCAAGTCCGCCATCCAACGCACCATTTGGAGGAACAGGTCGGAACGGGGCATTATTCTTTTCGATGAGTTTGCCAAGCAGCTTAAATTTCCCCATGTATTGGAGAGTGTGGAGTTCTATTACCAGGCCATCCGAAAGCAAAACGGGGCCATTGGTATCATCCTGCAATCCATCAACCAATTACCGGAAAATGCCACTTCGGCAAGTATCCTGGAGAATACGCAGGTCGTGTACAGTTTACGGAACGAGAAGGGCTATGATGAATTGGTTAGACGGTTGCACCTCTCCAACCATGATCTCAATCAATTGAAGTCCCTTAGAAACAACCTAACAGGGGAACGCAAATACACCGAAATCTTTATCAAGATCGGGAAGGAAAGCAATGTCTTTCGCCTGGAGGTGCCCCCAGAGGTCTATGCGGCCTATCTCACCGATGGGGTGGAACATGGTCAGATCATGGAACTCTTTGACCAGTTTGGGGATATGGAACGGGCCATTACGGAATTCATAAATCAACAAAAGAAAATAATATGA
- a CDS encoding nucleoid-associated protein — protein sequence MPYRNLIIHSIEKEQFSDTVIVVKSKSTIDIDDESIEKFCDSLVDSYRNDNRISNTKFKENSRFKGMYDGLKKSEKTFVECTSEMVDSIASILELTKTAKGGKFVFIEAQQNGNDFFYVFLIRDTTGGQIKYSSENSKYVLNSVEYADTNNLAMAARVNYNIYKLSQNDDLLNYLSFTYSGNKQDGVSDYFANWLGASELHKNSEYAIHLRKAILKIGDFDEAEHAGSATEKLQLVLNYAMSNEDDIINIYSLSEHLYGPDNRNLIRDTCDENNFIFTERFKLITTSKNLFRNISVKVGEIKLQFPRIFLENQTVKVSNGVVVIDDSTLAEKIIQDYESKNEA from the coding sequence ATGCCATATCGTAACTTAATCATTCACAGTATCGAGAAAGAACAGTTCTCCGATACAGTTATTGTAGTAAAATCAAAATCGACCATTGATATTGATGATGAATCAATAGAAAAATTCTGCGACTCCCTGGTAGACAGCTACAGAAATGACAATAGAATAAGCAACACAAAGTTTAAGGAAAACAGCAGGTTCAAAGGAATGTATGATGGACTCAAAAAGTCAGAAAAGACTTTTGTTGAATGTACTTCAGAAATGGTTGATTCGATTGCTTCAATTTTGGAATTAACAAAAACAGCAAAAGGGGGGAAATTTGTGTTTATAGAGGCTCAACAAAATGGAAATGACTTTTTTTATGTGTTCCTCATTAGAGACACTACTGGTGGCCAAATCAAGTATTCATCGGAAAACTCAAAATATGTATTGAATTCTGTTGAATATGCTGATACAAACAATTTGGCTATGGCAGCCAGGGTCAACTATAACATATATAAGCTTAGTCAAAATGATGACCTTTTGAATTATCTCTCATTTACCTACAGTGGAAATAAACAAGATGGTGTTTCAGACTATTTTGCAAATTGGTTAGGTGCGTCTGAATTACATAAAAACAGTGAATATGCTATTCACTTGAGAAAGGCAATATTAAAAATCGGTGATTTTGATGAAGCGGAACACGCTGGTTCGGCCACTGAAAAACTCCAACTGGTTTTAAACTATGCTATGTCCAATGAAGATGACATTATTAATATCTATTCTTTGAGTGAACATCTCTATGGCCCGGACAATAGAAATCTTATACGAGATACATGTGATGAGAACAATTTTATATTTACGGAAAGGTTTAAGTTAATCACAACAAGTAAAAACTTGTTCAGGAATATATCTGTAAAAGTCGGTGAGATTAAGCTTCAGTTTCCAAGAATCTTTTTGGAAAACCAAACGGTGAAAGTTTCAAATGGTGTTGTTGTCATTGATGATTCAACCTTAGCGGAAAAAATAATTCAGGATTATGAATCCAAGAACGAAGCATGA